CCTGCTGCTTCAAAAAACTATATCTGACATGCAGGATTTTTTTCAAATGCATTGCATGGATCAATGCTTGTGCCTGAATGACGGCGGGATTGCAGACCTATATTTTTTTCCGTTTACAAGACTTGCCGTTGTAATTGCTGATTCACCAAACCGCATATTTATATCATCCATTATCTTGAATGCCTGCCTTAGCTTTCTATCCGGCAGGAATAATGATTCTGTTGAGTATCTCGATAAGTCTGATGCTGTTATGCCCACAAGCCTTACAGGCATTTTAATCCTATGCTGTTTTAATAGTGCAATACCGGCATTGTAGATATCTATAGTTGAGTCTGTTGTTACAGAGAGTTTTTTGTGAAAAGATATGGTCTCAAAATTACTATACCTTAGAATCAGCTCGATACCCTTACATTGAAAACCTTCGTACCTCAGCCTTTGTCCAACGAGCTCGGATAATTCCAGTATATATACCTTTAGCCTGTCCATATCAATGCAATTCCTGTCAAGTGTCATGCTATTACCTATAGATTTTGCATCCGGGGATAATTTTTGCAGGATGACAGGTTCATTGTCTGCTCCCCTTGCCATGTGATAGAGTCTCACGCCAAATATACCAAACATACCTCTCAATCTTTGCAGAGATAACATTGATAGTTCACCGCATGTCTTAATGCCAATTTTCAATAATTCCTTTGTTGTATTTGGTCCTATACCCGGTACATTACTTACCGACAGTTGAGGAAGCCGTGTCTTTGCGTAATACTCATCTATAATGAAGATACCATCCGGTTTATTCAGATCACTCGCTATCTTTGCAAGCAGTTTGTTCGATGCTATGCCAACAGAACAGGTCAGGTTTAGCTCGCGTTTTATGCGGTGCTTTACATCTCTCGCAATGGTCAACGGATCCCCGATCAGCTTATCAGAGCCGCTAACGTCCATGAAAGCCTCATCAATGGAGTAGGATTCTACAAACGGCGTAAAATCGCATAGTATCTTCATGAATGCCTGTGAATACTTCCTGTATTCATCAATATGTGCCCTTGCAAGTATGATATCCGCATACTTTTCCCTGGCCTCGCCTATGGTCATACCCGTCTTCACGCCGTACTTCCTTGCCTCATAAGAAGGTGAAAGCACAACAGTCCTTTTCCCTGCGCCGATAACAGCAATAGGCTTACCTATAAGAGACGGATCAATTATCCTCTCCACGGATGCAAAGTACGCATCCATATCAACATGCAGTATAGACCTGTTCATCTGATCAATTTATAATTATCAACCATAATAACTGTACACATTTATTTTATAGTATAGAAAGCATGATGCCGGTTTGAATCACCTGCAGCCAGATAACTCCGGTGCAGTTAACCTGAGTAAATACGAAGGGTATAAAAATGTCTTAATTTGAAATTGGATTATCACATTTAAGGCCGTATTTTTTAATACATTATGTAGGCTGACACAAACCTTTAAGACACTAATGTAATGTAAGAAATCTGTCTGCCTTCTTTCCCTGCTCTATATGAATAAAAATCCTCGGAACATCGCGTGCATATATCAATATTAAATATGTTGCTTTCAGGCACTCCGTTGGATGTAATTTCATATCCTGCCATTTTTCTTAGATTGAGTAGCCATTTTTGTTTTGTTTTTTCTTTAAATGCATCCCCTGTATCCATTGTACTGCTTATGCTTTCGAATACATCCCTGCCTATTTCATAACAACAACTGCCTATTGATGGGCCTATGGCTAAATAGGTATGTTCGGGTCTTGCATTATAAAAATTTTTAAGCAAGTCAATAGTATTTGAGATAACCCTGTTTACAATGCCCCTCCATCCTGAATGTATTACGCCTATTAACATTGATTCTGGATTGTAAAGGAGAATCGGCAAACAATCAGCAGTTTTAACACCCAGTTTAACATTTTTCATATTGGTAAGCATTGCATCTGCGACAGGAAGATAATTTAAATTTGAACTATCTACGATAAAAACAGTATTCGTGTGCCTTTGCTTCATAAGAATAATATCTTCCGGATACACGGTGTGAATAGAACCAAAACCGTGATCGAGTTCTTGGAATTTCTTAAAATATTCTATTTTAAGAAATTCATTGTTCATCCGTAATTCTCATTAGCCATTCTGGAAACGGTGCTGCGAAATTCATCATTACCTTATAAATGGGGTGCTCAAAACTTATTGCGTAGGCAAATAAGGCAACACCCTCAAAGTTTGAGAAGGCATATTGCAGCTTTTTATCTTTGAATTCCAT
This Deltaproteobacteria bacterium DNA region includes the following protein-coding sequences:
- the dinB gene encoding DNA polymerase IV, with translation MNRSILHVDMDAYFASVERIIDPSLIGKPIAVIGAGKRTVVLSPSYEARKYGVKTGMTIGEAREKYADIILARAHIDEYRKYSQAFMKILCDFTPFVESYSIDEAFMDVSGSDKLIGDPLTIARDVKHRIKRELNLTCSVGIASNKLLAKIASDLNKPDGIFIIDEYYAKTRLPQLSVSNVPGIGPNTTKELLKIGIKTCGELSMLSLQRLRGMFGIFGVRLYHMARGADNEPVILQKLSPDAKSIGNSMTLDRNCIDMDRLKVYILELSELVGQRLRYEGFQCKGIELILRYSNFETISFHKKLSVTTDSTIDIYNAGIALLKQHRIKMPVRLVGITASDLSRYSTESLFLPDRKLRQAFKIMDDINMRFGESAITTASLVNGKKYRSAIPPSFRHKH
- the pgeF gene encoding peptidoglycan editing factor PgeF, giving the protein MNNEFLKIEYFKKFQELDHGFGSIHTVYPEDIILMKQRHTNTVFIVDSSNLNYLPVADAMLTNMKNVKLGVKTADCLPILLYNPESMLIGVIHSGWRGIVNRVISNTIDLLKNFYNARPEHTYLAIGPSIGSCCYEIGRDVFESISSTMDTGDAFKEKTKQKWLLNLRKMAGYEITSNGVPESNIFNIDICTRCSEDFYSYRAGKEGRQISYITLVS